A window of the Emys orbicularis isolate rEmyOrb1 chromosome 1, rEmyOrb1.hap1, whole genome shotgun sequence genome harbors these coding sequences:
- the LOC135895491 gene encoding rho guanine nucleotide exchange factor 5-like, whose amino-acid sequence MKYLQPQGRQKNLNLIPIAEATAGAATGTGLKAKHWPKNQGCDTQQDVSLMESEEANGGDPFPPATSSPSEENPDPTPAKRGHYATTESVEMSTELPDSAERAQISIAQDPLRHLSAGESAEMRGRSSNPVLSGLEQGERDLRHQRGLSEWEKDPAVQEISLEKQRWDHASNSEQGKLAHPESSQYSSFPNTVPQAIATHDKNLQVPAPALHIEFPQDQKQSLACHTAVPQAQHKETSMTDTVPSQREPATKHFLVCKEVSEVHCKTETLHDDTTGDPPLQGLDVANGTIRELPPSTEAVARTDEEPSPGMDAVGRMNPMPSVDNDEKVGGLQGGGEDTDSSSSHHPPYPLLDDSQGNSQLTGGNADGKMVLSSHERGNNALATDQKTEVAARQSPSGSINLLLEEEKGADDGRAEGSTESPRECIFHILNAAKNTEQEEWQHEQLEWREEPEEEEQSEQKQPELEQEEPEWEKLEKEAKPVQEEPVWDREDQKEKRWDELEQEPGREEAEQEAPPPALNPASPSLSKQNWDLRDEGESTSSAEGTGLASLPQDSFSKEQHPGEDELSSIVLKACIGGANVRAQPPAVITSESQNPVGGSSMMHSPTCHISEHWGDMGVSDPSSFISFNGQDCEETCQDNRASNGEDGHSDGDGRTVQSFDDGGAISPLCREVTSSGAGNPDSSGTLDPSSGARNLGSFGPADPHPVAENPAFPSHHYFTLASPSEFNSAVSAAGPSQEDADERSQVSPVGCTDLDKAPVSVQDASSQTSYLQEAASSEGASVTASTVGVQTPHGLLTPEKGLNEESSDQPSISKAFRSPPPRQSLPKDTDEVESTPAAPATMHLESSQAPDMALAPPNSLEKDQRHQKPPTRSFVFQGKEMEANVVHAAQQNPLLDESHLSLEMEVLGTGSSLNAVPQPPEEAVVLALEQRTQPPPPEPDSSSPLAPVPDADQLTHPPAPAPGSPLAPDATQLAHPPVLALGSPLAPVPDADQLAHHPAPVPSSPLAPAPDADQLAHPPAPVPSSPLAPVPDADQLAHPLAPAPSSPPAPNATQIAHPLAPVPSLPLAPVPDADQLAHPPAPVPSSPLAPVPDADQLAHPLAPAPSSPPAPDATQIAHPPAPAPGLPLTPAPDANQLIHPLTPAPSLPQAPVPDADQLTHPPAPAPGSPLAPDATQLAHPPVLALGSPLAPVPDADQLSHHPAPVPSSPLAPAPDADQLAHPLAPAPSLPQAPVPDADQLTHPLAPAPSSPLTPVPDADQLAPPLAPGSPLVPVPDATEPPASAPGSPLALLADAYQLLQSQSLVPDSNQPSAPAPDIDKPLPPVSNSTPPLNCVSDSSQLLATAPNSSCPAQAPASVPDADSLAHTLVPAPAVEDGEENPLLMQMTHEGVSGAQWDPVISPTPDVVDTSDSGATSLAESSDFPTLENEAPMGHSDRNPKAMGQHLATHCGKSTPDYTSRPSLGGWGTPTDSQSRNSAQPPPLLAFSNPIHFLQFSPPSPPAIRTLYRQDAVFEEPQWDQAQAGPTSVDTRNTTAPAVMIEKAEGARSCKQKMEGQGEPLRLAAQVKEVAVKHAPLEKASSWPDKVIRVDTKELGLNSGSQENAFKRRAKSKDWHRQGLRKMSVLSDNLQEEGAHKDQPTSLDTVIRREKKSADTLDNFKRRHSKLINSSRLLYQEYSDVALNKAIQSQKRADSLAEDFELSSPSSPRLRRKVLSSQDSYLQRLSVSSNASLWQDIPMIRGSRMLLNMSRDDQKLQEAKFELIMSEASYLRSLNVAVDHFQRSSELQALLTNQERKWLFSRLQEVRDVSASFLFELEEKFEENMFNFNVCDVALRHAPAFRKVYLPYVTNQTYQEQIFQKLVNGNAKFQQVLEKLESATVCQRLSLKSFLILPFQRITRLKLLLQNILKRTPPESDEEVHATQAYDALEKLIKDCNENVQRMKSTEELIYLRQKIDFECKIFPLVSQSRRLVKCGELMTLDYNTLSPKWKVTTRPIYLHLFNDCLLLSRPREGGRFVVFDHAAFSDIRGEKCEMKLHGANKNLFRLFLLKNNQGKRVEFLFRTETHSEKLRWISALAPPRGEPDLLENPDSPQVQCIRTYKARENDELALEKADIIMVMQNSNDGWMEGVKLSDGERGWFPSEHVEIISSKHARQMNLKEEQRVKNAKQQVFCKK is encoded by the exons GATGTCTCATTGATGGAATCTGAAGAAGCCAATGGGGGAGACCCCTTTCCCCCAGCAACCAGCAGCCCTAGTGAGGAAAACCCTGATCCTACACCAGCCAAAAGGGGACATTATGCCACCACTGAGTCTGTAGAGATGAGCACCGAGCTGCCTGACTCTGCAGAAAGAGCACAGATCTCCATTGCCCAGGATCCTCTGAGGCATCTCTCTGCTGGGGAATCAGCAGAGATGCGTGGCAGATCCTCTAATCCTGTTCTGTCAGGACTGGAACAAGGGGAGAGAGATCTAAGGCACCAGAGAGGACTCTCAGAGTGGGAGAAAGATCCTGCAGTACAAGAGATATCTTTGGAAAAACAGAGATGGGATCACGCCTCGAACTCTGAACAGGGGAAATTAGCTCATCCTGAAAGCAGTCAGTATTCTTCCTTTCCCAATACAGTCCCACAGGCAATAGCCACTCATGACAAAAACCTGCAGGTACCAGCTCCAGCCCTTCATATTGAATTTCCTCAGGATCAGAAACAGTCCCTGGCATGTCATACTGCTGTCCCCCAGGCACAGCATAAGGAAACCTCAATGACAGACACTGTTCCCAGCCAGAGGGAACCAGCCACTAAACACTTCCTGGTGTGTAAAGAAGTTTCAGAGGTTCATTGCAAGACTGAGACTTTGCATGATGACACTACTGGAGATCCCCCCTTGCAGGGGTTGGATGTAGCAAATGGGACCATCAGAGAGCTCCCACCAAGTACTGAAGCAGTGGCAAGGACCGACGAGGAGCCATCTCCTGGGATGGATGCAGTAGGCAGGATGAATCCCATGCCTTCTGTAGATAATGATGAAAAAGTGGGAGgcttgcagggagggggagaggatacAGACTCTTCCTCTTCACATCACCCACCCTACCCCTTATTGGATGACAGCCAAGGAAATTCACAGCTGACAGGAGGAAATGCAGATGGAAAGATGGTCCTGTCATCCCATGAGAGAGGGAACAATGCTTTGGCCACAGACCAGAAAACAGAAGTGGCTGCTAGGCAAAGTCCATCTGGTTCTATAAACCTCCttctggaggaggagaaaggagcagATGATGGAAGAGCAGAAGGCAGCACTGAATCTCCAAGAGAGTGCATCTTCCACATACTGAATGCTGcaaaaaacacagagcaggaggagTGGCAGCACGAACAGCTAGAATGGAGGGAGGAgccagaagaggaggagcagtcAGAACAGAAGCAGCCAGAGCTGGAACAGGAGGAGCCAGAATGGGAGAAGCTAGAGAAGGAAGCGAAACCAGTGCAGGAGGAGCCAGTATGGGACAGGGAAGATCAGAAGGAAAAGAGGTGGgatgagctggaacaagagccagggcgggaagaggcggagcaggaggCTCCACCACCAGCACTCAATCCAGCGTCACCTTCTCTCTCCAAGCAAAACTGGGACCTCCGTGATGAGGGGGAGAGCACTTCCTcggctgagggaacagggctgGCCTCTCTGCCCCAGGATTCATTCTCCAAAGAGCAGCATCCTGGTGAGGATGAACTATCCAGCATAGTGTTGAAGGCCTGCATTGGAGGAGCAAATGTAAGAGCTCAGCCACCTGCTGTGATAACGTCCGAAAGTCAGAACCCAGTGGGTGGGAGTTCCATGATGCACTCCCCCACTTGCCACATCTCTGAGCACTGGGGAGACATGGGGGTTTCTGACCCTTCCAGCTTCATTTCTTTCAATGGCCAAGATTGTGAAGAAACCTGTCAGGATAACAGAGCCAGTAATGGTGAGGATGGCCATAGTGACGGAGATGGAAGGACCGTCCAGAGCTTTGATGATGGAGGAGCCATCTCTCCGTTATGCAGAGAAGTCACCTCATCTGGTGCAGGGAACCCAGACTCTTCTGGGACTCTGGACCCTTCTTCTGGTGCCAGGAACTTGGGATCTTTTGGTCCCGCAGATCCCCATCCTGTTGCAGAAAACCCAGCATTTCCCAGTCATCATTATTTCACTCTAGCCTCGCCATCAGAGTTCAACTCAGCAGTATCAGCAGCTGGCCCATCTCAGGAGGATGCTGATGAAAGATCCCAAGTGAGCCCCGTGGGATGTACTGACCTGGACAAAGCACCAGTCTCTGTACAGGACGCATCCAGCCAGACTTCTTACCTGCAGGAGGCAGCATCTAGTGAAGGAGCCTCAGTGACCGCCAGCACAGTGGGTGTCCAGACTCCCCATGGTCTGCTTACACCTGAGAAGGGCCTTAATGAAGAGTCTAGTGACCAACCTTCCATCTCCAAGGCTTTCAGAAGTCCCCCTCCAAGGCAGAGCCTGCCCAAGGACACAGATGAAGTAGAATCTACTCCTGCAGCTCCAGCTACAATGCACCTGGAGTCATCCCAAGCACCAGACATGGCTCTTGCTCCCCCGAATTCCCTGGAGAAAGACCAGAGGCACCAAAAGCCCCCAACGAGAAGTTTTGTTTTCCAGGGAAAGGAAATGGAAGCAAACGTCGTTCACGCAGCACAACAAAACCCTTTACTTGATGAGTCACATTTGAGCTTAGAGATGGAAGTGCTAGGAACAGGAAGTTCCCTTAACGCTGTACCACAGCCCCCAGAAGAAGCTGTAGTCCTTGCCCTGGAGCAGCGCACACAGCCGCCTCCTCCTGAGCCTGACTCCAGCTCGCCCCTGGCTCCTGTGCCTGATGCTGACCAGCTCACGCACCCTCCGGCTCCTGCGCCCGGCTCACCTCTGGCTCCTGATGCCACCCAGCTTGCCCACCCTCCGGTGCTTGCGCTCGGCTCACCTCTGGCCCCCGTGCCTGACGCCGACCAACTCGCCCACCATCCGGCTCCTGTGCCCAGCTCACCCCTGGCCCCTGCACCTGACGCCGACCAGCTCGCCCACCCTCCAGCTCCTGTGCCCAGCTCGCCCCTGGCTCCTGTGCCTGACGCCGACCAGCTCGCCCACCCTCTGGCTCCTGCACCCAGCTCGCCCCCAGCCCCTAATGCCACCCAGATCGCCCACCCTCTGGCTCCTGTGCCCAGCTTGCCCCTGGCTCCTGTGCCTGATGCTGACCAGCTCGCCCACCCTCCAGCTCCTGTGCCCAGCTCGCCCCTGGCTCCTGTGCCTGACGCCGACCAGCTTGCCCACCCTCTGGCTCCTGCACCcagctcacccccagcccctgatGCCACCCAGATTGCCCACCCTCCGGCTCCTGCACCCGGCTtgcccctgactcctgcacctgaTGCCAACCAGCtcatccaccctctgactcctgctCCCAGCTTACCCCAGGCTCCTGTGCCTGATGCTGACCAGCTCACCCACCCTCCGGCTCCTGCGCCCGGCTCACCTCTGGCCCCTGATGCCACCCAGCTTGCCCACCCTCCAGTGCTTGCGCTCGGCTCACCTCTGGCCCCCGTGCCTGACGCCGACCAACTCTCCCACCATCCGGCTCCTGTGCCCAGCTCACCCCTGGCCCCTGCACCTGACGCCGACCAGCTCGCCCACCCTCTGGCTCCTGCGCCCAGCTTACCCCAGGCTCCTGTGCCTGATGCTGACCAGCTCACCCA ccctctggctcctgcacCCAGCTCGCCTCTGACTCCTGTACCAGATGCCGATCAGCtcgccccccctctggctcctggcTCGCCCCTGGTTCCTGTGCCTGATGCCACCGAGCCTCCAGCTTCTGCACCTGGCTCGCCCCTGGCTCTTCTGGCTGATGCCTACCAGCTTCTCCAGTCTCAGTCCCTTGTGCCTGACTCCAACCAGCCTTCAGCCCCGGCACCTGATATTGACAAGCCTCTGCCTCCTGTATCTAACTCCACTCCACCTCTAAACTGTGTATCAGATTCTAGTCAGTTACTGGCCACTGCCCCCAATTCCAGCTGccctgcccaggctccagcctctgTGCCTGATGCCGACAGCCTTGCTCACACTCTGGTCCCTGCCCCTGCTGTGGAAGATGGAGAAGAGAACCCCCTCCTAATGCAGATGACCCACGAGGGAGTGTCTGGTGCCCAGTGGGATCCTGTCATCTCACCTACACCGGATGTGGTGGACACCAGTGACTCAGGGGCCACTTCATTGGCCGAGAGCTCAGATTTTCCCACTTTGGAGAATGAGGCACCCATGGGCCACTCTGACAGAAACCCTAAAGCAATGGGTCAGCACCTGGCTACACACTGTGGAAAGTCCACACCTGACTACACCTCCAGGCCCTCCCTGGGAGGGTGGGGAACACCCACAGACTCTCAGAGTAGAAATTCAGCACAGCCACCCCCACTACTAGCTTTCTCCAACCCAATCCACTTCCTGCAGTTCAGCCCTCCATCGCCACCAGCCATCAGAACACTATACCGACAGGATGCAGTCTTCGAGGAGCCCCAGTGGGACCAGGCACAGGCAGGCCCCACCAGCGTGGATACGAGGAACACAACAGCCCCTGCAGTGATGATAGAGAAAGCAGAGGGCGCTAGGTCATGCAAGCAAAAGATGGAAGGGCAGGGAGAACCGCTTCGCCTTGCGGCCCAGGTGAAAGAGGTGGCCGTCAAACATGCACCCTTGGAGAAGGCATCAAGTTGGCCAGATAAAGTCATCAGGGTGGACACGAAGGAGCTGGGACTCAATTCAGGGAGTCAGGAGAACGCATTCAAACGCCGAGCAAAAAGCAAAGACTGGCACCGGCAAGGCCTGAGGAAGATGTCAGTACTGTCAGACAACTTACAAG AGGAGGGAGCACACAAGGACCAGCCAACCAGCTTAGACACAGTTATACGTCG GGAGAAGAAATCTGCAGACACACTGGATAATTTCAAGCGCCGACACTCCAAACTGATCAACTCCT CAAGGTTACTCTATCAGGAATACAGCGATGTGGCTCTGAACAAGGCAATCCAGAGCCAGAAGAGAGCGGATTCTTTGGCAGAGGACTTCGAACTGAGCTCTCCAAGCTCCCCAAGGTTACGGAGGAAAGTGCTGTCTTCGCAGGACTCGTATCTTCAACGTCTGTCAGTCTCGTCCAACGCGTCCCTCTGGCAGGACATCCCCATGATCCGAGGAAGCAGAATGCTGCTGAACATGTCCCGAGATGATCAGAAACTGCAGGAG GCCAAGTTCGAGTTGATCATGTCAGAGGCCTCATACTTGCGCAGTTTAAATGTGGCAGTGGATCACTTCCAGCGCTCATCAGAACTCCAGGCACTCCTCACCAATCAGGAGCGCAAGTGGCTTTTCTCCCGCCTGCAGGAAGTGCGTGATGTCAGTGCCAG TTTCCTCTTCGAGCTGGAGGAGAAGTTTGAGGAGAACATGTTCAACTTCAACGTGTGTGACGTGGCTCTGAGACATGCCCCTGCATTCCGCAAGGTGTATCTACCATACGTGACAAATCAGACCTACCAGGAGCAGATTTTCCAGAAGCTAGT gaacGGGAATGCAAAGTTCCAGCAAGtcctggagaaactggaaagtgCCACTGTGTGCCAGCGCCTCTCCCTCAAATCCTTCCTCATTCTCCCCTTCCAACGCATCACCCGACTCAAACTCCTCCTACAG AATATATTGAAGAGAACCCCGCCCGAGTCGGATGAAGAAGTGCATGCCACACAGGCTTATGATGCACTAGAGAAG ctCATAAAGGACTGCAACGAAAATGTCCAGCGCATGAAGAGCACTGAGGAGTTGATCTACCTAAGACAAAAGATTGATTTTGAGTGCAAG ATATTCCCACTGGTCTCGCAGTCTAGGCGGCTGGTGAAGTGTGGTGAGCTGATGACGTTGGACTACAACACTCTGAGCCCCAAGTGGAAAGTCACCACCCGCCCCATCTACCTGCACCTCTTCAATGACTGCCTGCTCCTGTCCCGGCCCAGGGA GGGTGGGCGCTTTGTCGTGTTTGATCATGCTGCATTTTCAGATATACGTGGGGAGAAGTGTGAGATGAAGCTGCACGGGGCAAACAAAAATCTTTTCCGCCTTTTTCTCCTTAAGAACAACCAGGGGAAAAGAGTGGAATTCCTCTTTCGTACAGAGACACA CAGTGAGAAGCTGCGGTGGATCTCCGCTCTGGCGCCACCACGAGGAGAACCAGATCTCTTAGAAAACCCTG actcACCTCAGGTTCAGTGCATACGGACATACAAAGCTCGGGAGAATGACGAGCTGGCTCTGGAGAAAGCAGATATCATCATGGTCATGCAGAACAGCAACGACG GCTGGATGGAAGGAGTGAAACTCTCAGATGGAGAGAGAGGCTGGTTTCCCTCAGAGCATGTGGAAATAATCTCCAGCAAACACGCACGCCAGATGAACCTGAAGGAGGAACAGCGTGTGAAGAATGCCAAACAGCAGGTCTTCTGCAAGAAATAG